ATCGACGAGATCGACGACCTGCTCAACAAGCGCTCGGGCGTCAAGGGCCTCTCCGGGGAGTCCGACTTCCGTGCGCTGCACGAGCTCATCGAGGCGGGCAACGAGGACGCGCGCCTCGCGCTCGACGTCTACATCCACCGCCTGAAGAAGTACATCGGCGCGTACCACGCGATCCTCGGCCGCGTCGACGTCATCACCTTCACGGCCGGTGTCGGTGAGAACGACGAGATCGTCCGTCGCCTCACGGTCCGCGGCCTCGAGAGCCTCGGCATCGCGATCGACGAGTCCCGCAACGACGAGCGCAGCCACGAGCCGCGCATCATCTCGCCGGACTGGACGTCGACGCTCGTCATGGTCGTGCCCACGAACGAGGAGCTCGCGATCGCGCGCCAGTGCATCGCGATCGTCGACGAGCTGAGCTCGCAGGCGCAGGCGCCCGCGCCCGCGGCCGCGGCCGCTCCGGCCGCCGAGACTGCCGAGGCCGTCCCGGCGGTCTAACCCGTCCCCGCACGACGCCCCCGTCCGGTCCTCCGGGCGGGGGCGTCGTCGTGCGGGGGCGTCGTCGTGCGGGGGGTCGTCGTGCGGGTGCGTCGCCGTGCGGGGCAGGCGGGACACAGGGCAGCGCGGGCGGGTCGGCCGACGCCGCGGCGTCGTCCCAGCCCAGGCGGCGCCCAGAGCGCCGACCGCGCTCGGGCGAGACCCGCTGGTTGCGGAGGGCGACCCGTCGGCGGTCCTCGGTCTCGAGGTGTACGCGCACCGCCTCAAGAAGTACGTCGGTGCGTACCTCGCGGTGCTCGGTGGTGCTGACGTCATCACGTTCACGGCCGGGATCGGCGAGAACGACGACGTCGTGCGCTGGCAGGCGCTCGCCGGCCTCGAGGAGCTGGGCATCGAGCTGGACCCCGAGCTCAACGCTGGGCGGGTCAAGCAGCCGAAGGTCATCTCGACGCCGTCGTCGCGGGTCACGGTCCTCGTCGTCCCGACGAACGAGGAGCTGGCGATCGCGCGCCAGGCGGTCGAGCTCGCTGGCTGACGATCTCGCGGGCTGACGAGCGAGAGACGGCCGGGCCGGTCACGGCCCGGCCGTCCGCTCACGCAGGCTCCTCCGCCCGAGGTAGGGGTCTGCACGCGAGACAGGGGCCTGTACGTCACGACGTGACGTGCAGGCCCCTGTCTCGTTGCTCGGGCGGGCGGCTCAATCCGGCAGCTCAGGCCGGCGGCTCAGGCGAGGGCGAGCGCGGCCACCACCTCGGCGTCCATCGCCGCGACCGCGGCCTCGCGCGCTGCGGTCGCGTCCGCGGCGGCGAGCGCCGCATCGGCAACGGCGCGCGCCTGCTCGCGCGTGTGCGCAGCGAGCGCGAAGCGCACCGCCGGGACGGCGGTCGCGGACATCGACAGGCTCGTGACACCGAGGCCTGCGAGGACGACAGCCATGGCGGGGTCTGCTGCGGACTCGCCGCACACGCCCGCGGGCTTGCCTGCCTCGCCCGCTGCGGCGGCCGTCGCCGCGACGAGGTCGAGGACAGCGGGCTGCCAGCGGTCGATGAGGTCGCCGAGCGCGCCGCACAGGCGGTCGGTGGCCATCGTGTACTGCGCGAGGTCGTTCGTGCCCATGGACACGAAGTCGACCTCCGCGAGGATCGCGCGGGCGCGCAGCGCTGCCGCAGGAACCTCGACCATGACGCCGACCGTCGTCAAGCCGTGGGACCGCGCTGCAGCGGCGAAGTCACGTGCCTCGGCGGGCGTCGAGACCATCGGCGCCATGACCCACGGCTCCACGCCCGTCTCGCGCGCAGCGTCCGCGAGAGCGGCGAGCTGTGTGTCGAGGAGGTGCGGGACAGTCCGCACGAGACGGTAGCCGCGCACGCCGAGGGCGGGGTTCTCCTCCTCGGCCTGGTCGGCGAACGCGAGGGGCTTGTCGGCGCCAGCGTCGAGGGTCCGTACGACGACCTTGCGACCACCCAGGGAGCGCAGCACGCGCGCGTACTCGCGGGCCTGCTCCTCGCGGGTGGGGGCGGTCGTCCGGTCGAGGAACATCACCTCGGTGCGGAACAGCCCGACTCCCTCGACGGCGGCCGGAGCGACCCTCTCGGCGTCGTCCGGGCTGCCGATGTTCGCGAGGAGCGCGACCGGGGTGCCGTCGGCGAGAGCGCCGGCAGCGGTGTCCTCGGCGAGCCGCGCAGCGATCTCGGCCCGACGCGCGAAGCCTGCGGCGACGTCGTCCGACGGGTCTGTCTCGACGGTCCCGGCGAGCGCGTCCACCGCGACCGTCGTGCCCTCCGCGAGGTCGAGCGCCCCGGCGACGCGGACGACGCACGGGATGCCGAGCTGGCCCGCGATGATCGCGGTGTGGCTCGTGGTGCCACCGAGCTCGGTCACGATGGCCCGCACGAGGTGCAGGTCGAGCGCAGCGGTGTCGGCGGGCGCGAGGTCCTCGGCGACGATGACGGCCGGCTCGGTCAGGGAGGGGACCCCGGGCTGGGGCAGGCCGAGGATCTGTGCCGCGACCCGGTCGCGGACCGACCGCAGGTCGGTCACCCGCTCGGCGAGCAGGCCGCCCGCCGAGGTGAACATGTCGACGAAGGTGCCGACAGCGGCGTCGAGCGCCGCGACAGGCGCAGCGCCGTCGGCGACGCCGGCGAGGGTCTTCTTGCGCAGCGCGCGGTCGGTCGCCATCTGCGCCGTCGCCCGCAGCACGGAGGCCGCCGGCTCGACGGCCCCGTCCGCCTGGGCGCGCAGGCGGCCCGCGACCACGTCGAAGGCGTCGACGACCGCGGCCTCGGCTGCCTCGCGGTCTGCGGGGGCGCTCTCGGAGATCCCGGCCG
This genomic window from Flavimobilis soli contains:
- a CDS encoding putative PEP-binding protein, producing the protein MTDDRILTGAGVGRGAAIGPVVHVARPPAAGISESAPADREAAEAAVVDAFDVVAGRLRAQADGAVEPAASVLRATAQMATDRALRKKTLAGVADGAAPVAALDAAVGTFVDMFTSAGGLLAERVTDLRSVRDRVAAQILGLPQPGVPSLTEPAVIVAEDLAPADTAALDLHLVRAIVTELGGTTSHTAIIAGQLGIPCVVRVAGALDLAEGTTVAVDALAGTVETDPSDDVAAGFARRAEIAARLAEDTAAGALADGTPVALLANIGSPDDAERVAPAAVEGVGLFRTEVMFLDRTTAPTREEQAREYARVLRSLGGRKVVVRTLDAGADKPLAFADQAEEENPALGVRGYRLVRTVPHLLDTQLAALADAARETGVEPWVMAPMVSTPAEARDFAAAARSHGLTTVGVMVEVPAAALRARAILAEVDFVSMGTNDLAQYTMATDRLCGALGDLIDRWQPAVLDLVAATAAAAGEAGKPAGVCGESAADPAMAVVLAGLGVTSLSMSATAVPAVRFALAAHTREQARAVADAALAAADATAAREAAVAAMDAEVVAALALA